cattcatatagtttattcgcatgagggataacctgatcacacacaaggaatttatcgcggtggttcaagaacaactcatgggattcatcaacgaacaaatccttaatcccaagggtgaattctactaggacggaaacacaattcataggTTCTTAGCTTTTGagctagcgactactactacgtcgaaatcgtagctagctagaacatataatggattgtaattaatacatgactatgtttttatatgcatgtatacacattttctataatgtaaatatatattttggtcatatatatatatatatatatatgcatttgcataacatatatattatacatctacatatgtattgaaacatatataaatataatataatatatatatatatgcatggtttatatatatatatatatatatatatatatatatatatatatatatatatatatatatataaaccatgcaacaacagggccatgaaaaaaaaaaaggtcagctcgatctttagtcccggttgataacaccaaccgggagaaaagatggctcagccggccacgtggctgacccataccaaccgggactaaatatcgatctttagtcccggttatttcacccgggactaaaatagcaatctttagtcccggattggtagtcccggtttagaaaccgggattaaaggggggttacgaaccgggactacaaacgctttctccaccagtgacacCTTCTCCTTGCTGACCTGCACCtccgacggcgcgcggcgctgtCTGGCGGACACGACGCGGCAGGCGGAGAGGCgcccgtcatcgtcgtcgctatGATGGAGGCCGACCCACGagccgagctcgccgtcgtaGTGGCCGTGGCCGACGAACGGCAGCATCCATCCCCCGCGGCGCGTCCACGCGCCGCTCTCGACGCTGTAGGAGAAGGTACCCTCGTCGTCCACGGCGCCGGGCACGCGGCGGAACAGCTTCCGCACGGACACGAAGAAGGTCCGTCCTTCCGGGTGGACGGCGTACGCCTCGATTTTGCCGGTGATGGCGTCGAACGGGAGACGGGACGGGTCGTAGCTCCACGAGATGGGCGTGGAGGCGTCCGGGTGCCGCCATGACCACcgctctttcttcttcctcgaaCCGTCGTCGTCGGTCAGTCTAAAGCAGTGCATGCCTCCAACGACTCCGTCATGGTAGTCGTCCACCGTGGTCGCATCGAACACGTACAGCCTGTTGtcgccggcggcaatggcggccacGTAGTGGGAGACACCAACAACAAGGCCTTCCGGGAGGTGGCGCACGACGGTGAGCGCCGCCGTCTTGGTGTCGTAGACAAGGGTGTTCCCTCTGGCTTCGGGACAACAATCGCTGTCGTAATAATCATCGCTGAAATACTCGCCCATGGTGACGATGCTGCTGCCGACGGTGGTGAACTTGGAGCATGGGTGGACTGTGGGGCTCTGCAgccggaggagcggcggctcggggagCCGCGGGAGGGTCTTCGGTGaagccatgccgccgccggcgttcaTCAGGTGGCCGTTGTCGACGCCACCGCTACCGCCGTCGATGTCCAGCTTGTGGATGGCGCACGCGTCCTTCCGGTCAGTCAGCACGACGTACAGATGCtgcttcgccttcgccttcgccgccggtgaacgccgccgcctcctgctgtCAGCTCGAGGTGCCgcgatgtcggcggcggcggcggcgttggtggcatcggaggaggaggcgtagCCCCGTGAGCCAAtcaggcggaggaggcgaagaACCGCCTTGTCGTCGTCGGTCGCGTCGTGGCCACGGCGCCGGAGATGGGAGAGGAGAGTGCGGCGAGGCTGGAGAAGAATCGGCCGCCACATTTTGTCTCTGCGGACGCTAGCTTTAGGGTTACGTACGTTGGTTCAGCTGCACCTGCACGACACCATTGGATGGATCCATCCTTGTTTTGTATATGGGCCATCGATACCATCTCGATCCGTTCTTcctgggaaaaagtacaccgaaggtctctcaacttatcatcgagttacaaaatcgtcccccaaccgcaaaaccggatacaacgcatccccaaatttacaaaaccggtgcaaactagatgcctcggcggttttgacccgGATTTGcctgacgtggcggctgagtcagcgtgggacccacgtgggccccatatgtcaggATACACGTCGGCAGCCAACCTCTTACTTCCTCTCCTGACCGGGCGCATGGTCGGACCGGCACAGTGGGTCCCATATATAAGTGAATCAAAGGTAAATGGGTGGATTTAACAGAGAAACTAGGCatggtggggcccgcatgtttGTGAGACATTAGAGTGAGATTAGGGAAGGATTACTGTGCGGGGTCGGCatcctggcggcggcgctcgccccgGCGCGCCAGCGGCGGAGagcgggggaggagcggcggcctgGGAAGGGTGTCGCCGCGGGGCCGGCGATGGACGGCGCGGTGCAGGACGGCAACCAGCGTCGCAACGGCGGAGGGCGACGGAGCAGAGGGGGCGCGGGAAGGAGTCGACGCGGAGTCGGCAGTCCGCGTCCGCGAGGAGGAGCGCGTggaggccgccgtcgcgtcgcccggcccggcgccgccgcgtcgctacGCCACCCCGCCGCCCGTCCCCGGCCTCCCTTTCCTGCCTCGCCCCACCGGCCGGCCCGCACGAGGGGGGCGGGGAGGCCAGTGAgctcgcgccgccacctcgcgcCGTGGGCGCCCTAGCGTCGGCATCCCCATGCCCCGTGCGAGAGAAGAGAGCAAATGAGCACTGCGACTTGACTGCGATAGATATGCATTAATCGATCTATGCATGCATATGCGACTTGACTTCGAGAGAGGCATTCAGAATTAATCTGTTTAGCACTCATATATAGATATGTGAAGTAAACCAAACACACAACACACCAATTACTTGATGATGTTTGATTAAGCTATTGCTGATATACTACACACAACTGCTAGAGAAAGAGAAATATATATGGCCCTGGCACTTGAACCTCTAAAATTTACCTGTATAAACGTAGTTATAGCTTGGATCGATCTTGCATTATATTGGCTCaccttttgttaattaattaattagctcaaGCTGGCTAGCTATAGCTTGTTGATCATATATATCATGTGAGTATATGTGCCCATTAAGCAAGGAATTCATGAAGCTCTAGCTAGAGCTagtagggcggcggcggcggagggcgggcaTGGTGCCATGCAGGTGTAGCAAGCCCGGCGTCGTGCATTCCCCCACCGAACAGTACAggatcggcggcgccggccatgagtggcggcggcgccatcatgtgtcctccgccgcctgccgcagcttcctcctcctcctgatcGAGCGGCAGCCTCTCGTAGGTGGCGTTGGCGAAGGTGGACGCGATAACCATGACCGGCCCAGCTGCGGTGAGCGTCCCCACCACCTGCCCCTGCCCGCCAGCGAGGTACACGGTCAGTCTGGTGGAGCCGGGCGGCCCCGGCCCCGGCAGGAACGTCCCCGTCAGGGACAGGATCTCGAACCGCCCACGGAGTGCCACCACGGCGCCAGGCGCGGCCGGCTGGCGCAGGGCCACGTCGGTCACGGCGTCGGCCCTACTGAGCACGCAGatgccgcgccgctgccgccgcgcgaaGTGCGCTATGGACGTAAgggtggagaagagaagagagaaacagagaaagagaagagaggaaagagatGCTAACGTGGACacctgacacgtgggtcccacgccgactcagccgtcacgttggacaaaaccgggttcaaaaccaccgaaggatctaaagttaacggttttgtaagttgagggatgtcatatgtctggttttgtggttgggggacgattttgtaactccacgacaagttgagggaccttcggtgtactttttccttcttcCTGGGCAGCGTCGGCCATTCCACTCAGGCACAACCGCACAAGCCGGCCCAGTTGTTCATTAATCCCTTATGTTTGCTAATTTGTTTAGAGTAGTATAAAAGTTGTTAAGGAACATAGAAAATAACATCGCcacgttgaaaaaaaaagaattggggACTTTAGagcttaattttaaattaaattatattttttatcattttataTTTGACGTAAAATATTTCAATATTGTATCATTACTATTACTATGTAATAACTCTATCCTTTTAGAAAAAGAGAGCAGCTCGGAAATGATACCCCGTTCGGACGGGATACTTAAGTAATGACGTCATATTCATGTTAAAATTGACGTCACCTTATACTTACGTGGTACTCCCTAACGTTTTAacttttcaaatttgactaagttacaaatataataatatttataatgctaaattagttttatcaaatcaataattgaatatattttcataataaatttctcTTGGGttcaaaatgttactactttttcccataaacttggtcaaacttaaaacaatttgactttgaccaaagtcaaaatgtcttgtaacctgaaacggagggaatatcaTGTATGATATTTATTGGTACAAAACATGATACCCGAGTATCAGGTCTAATATACTATATCTATCACGTCAATGATGATGTCAATGTATACGTATGTCGGTATGTGGTACCATGTAGTATACTTAATAGTACCAAACATAATACGTGAGCACCAAGTCTTGTACCTATAAGGACCCAGTACAAGACATATATGTACCAGCCGTAGTACATGAGTACCATGTCTGATACCTATAGGTACCAAAATATCATGATGCCACTAAAGTATCATCGCAATAAGaacaaaaaaatcatatatttatcaaGAGAGAGGTCAATAAAAACCgacaaaataaatcaattataGAAAAAAGTTGCCATAGCTATAAAAACACCCATAGAATATGTAAAAAGCCCCAAATCAAACACCAAAACAAAGCCAACATGAGTGCTTTGGGGTCATGAGCCCAAATCTGTCATACGGATCCACACCTCGAGAGGCCTTGTCCTTCATGTCAGTGATCTCGTCGACGATGGCCACCTCCTAGAATGTGGTGAGTAGCTTCGCCTCCATCATTTGCTTGGCCGGGCACCTACCCCACAAACAGTTTCACGATTTCCTCCTTTACACCCATGCCTCCACCACCAGcagcgacggcggtgacggTAGCTTTCTCCACGCCCAACACACCTCCCTGCATGGCCAGCCACTACCATTGCCTCCGTGCACATGATagttgaagagagagagaggaggaggaaaggggaagAGATAACATAGAGGATAAGATTGAATAGGTGGTGTGAGGATAACATAGGCCGGATAAGATTGAATAGATATTTACGAGTATTGGTAGTTATTCTGTATTTACAGGACTCCGTTCCTTAGATTTCCTGTTAAGAAAACTTGCATCATCAGCCGTTCATAAATTCTACTGTATATTTGGTTTTATATATAAGAGGGAaatacatgtgggacccacatgtcatagttTTAAGAGTTAACATTCCATTATTCACATTCAAAGTACATATGCTTTTCGAAGAAAGTCACCCACCGTTAGGAATCGACTTAAACATagtaagaaaataaatttagagGAGGAAGACTAAAATACCTATATGGGATTGAAATCTCTGGGCGCTCGCTGTCTTGACTTCAACCAGAACACTCAAAGCATGTACGCTAGGGAGGGTTCGaataatggcggcggcggcggcagaggcgtaCGTGCGGCAGCTGCCAGCACAGGTGCAGAGGGAAGCGTACGAGTGGCGAGGAGATTGCTCTCGATCGGCGGAGGAAGGCCTGCAGCGAGGAGCCGATCGAGGAGAGAGCTAGCTAGGCATTCGGCACAGGGCTCGGAGGGATGTACGTGTGGGTGCTCACCGTCGTCGGCCGGGTGCAGAGGGTGGTGCAAAAGCTCACCGATGCTACGCGCGTAGGGAGGCGCCACAAGCACACCTTTGGCGCAGACAAATCCAGCCGCCAGATCCGACGGCTGCGACACCGGCCGTTGAGGCAACGAGAAGCTCTAGGTCTGATGCAGATGTCATCGGTTTAGAATACAAAATACAAATCAACTTGTAGATATTATTTCATATGTATCGAGGGTATTCATCTAATATATGGACCAAAGAGGGACTACTTCTTCTGGAtccaaaattaataaaataaacaaatcattttttttcaattttaaaataaggAATAGATCATGTATACATCTAAACAAccctttcataaatccaagcaaACTTTTCGTAAATCTAAGCAACCTTTTCGCAAACCCAAACAACCTTTTCGTAGGCGTCCTCGGATTGGCCCGGGGgatcaaattaattataaaaacatgagtttaattaatCGATTTATTGAACAAGGAAAAATATTATCGAGACGAATAAATAGATTAATCTtgaaacaacaacaattaattACTCTTGCTATAAAACAGGCTCGTATTTTATCTTTCGTACTATTTCGTAACTAGTTTCAATAATTACAGGTCCTAGACCTagaaaaaatagacatattccTCAATTAACACAAAAGTTCAATTCCAATGGAAACTTAAGAAACTCTAACTAGACTTTAAGAAACAACAATCGGTACTTAAGTTCCGATTGTTGTTGTTTTATTCGAAAGGGCCAGAGTATATATAAAGAAAGTAATCCAATTTAGATTCTTGGGCTTGTTATAAGAAAGAACAATAGGgaagaaaaaatagtttttttttatttattgcaaCATGCTGGTTGATTCCTACCACTTAATCTTAATTTATTGTATCTTCCCGGAGTAACTCTCCGGGAAttcttttttaattattcttgtatattactttttttatctctttaattaataatctttattttattgAAATCGTGTAAAGCTTATTTGGATTTAATATAGCTTACTTGTGTAAGGATTTTACGATTAAGAATCCATTCTTTCTTGTAACTCAACGGTGCTTTGCACAGAGGATTATAAAGTGCTAATTACTGTCCAAGTTGATAAACATATCcttatgtttgtatttgaataGGATCTGTTAGAGTGTGCAGCCCGGCCCACCCTCCGTGGGCCACCCAGGTTTACACATTGGACCTGCTCCACCACATGTCCAAccggagccacaactttagTTCCTAGGCCTACACAACCAAAAAACCTAGTCTGATGGGTGAGGACTGCCCCCACATTTTAAGTCGTGCTCcacacaacccaaaagactagtctgatggGTGAAGACTgcccccaccttttaagtcgtgcCCCCAccatcaattaccgatgtgggactaaacaCAACAATCTCCTCCGTCACATTaacccatgtgaccccgaagacttgttacctGGCCTCCCCACCATGTAACCCGTGGAAATTGTTCTGGGTTTCATACCTGGGctttgataccacttgttagagtGCGCAGCCCGACCCACTCTCCGTAGGCCACCCAGGTCATATTGGGCCTGCTCCACCATGGGTCCAAccggagccacaactttaggttcTAGGCCTACACAacctaaaagactagtctgatggGTGAGGACTGCCCCCATCTTTTAAGTTATGCTCCCCTATCATCAATTACTGATGTGGTACTAAACCCAACAAGATCAAATGAGTAAACTTTAAAAAGTCAATGTTTGTCTCAACAATGCAATAGACCCTCTCGCTAAATGGGTTCTATATATATTGTATCACTTATTCCTGAAATCGGATGTTAGTCATAGTGCCAAGCGCGTTGATGGCGCCGGGGAGGGGGTGTGCTTGGTTGGGTGGATGAGCCTGGATGGGAGATGGCCGCCCGATTTTTtttggtgtttggttggagggcaaGGTGGATGGGGCGGTCCAAAATAGGGAATATTCCCTCAATATGTTGGATGAGTACATCCGGCCGATTTGGCTGGATGAAGCCATCCAGTTTTGGTCTGGGTGATGTGTCCTATTCTGATTGGGTGTGGTTGGTTTGATTTTCTGTTAAGCAAGctccaaatgatttttttctcctaaaccgtttatctaatttatgatttgattacaccattatatttgttacaattgaatctttaaaacaagatctcggatgattatattttgataaaaaaaaatatatatgactgttaacaaccaaatttggtaatatctgTGTCAGGAAAGAGGATCTGATCAAAGTggagtcggaggcggagatcgagtttggAAGCAGAGCAGGAATTGGCTGGAATCCAGATCGGCTACAGTTAGGATCGGCTGGATCTAAGTCGGGCTAAATAAGCCGATATAGgcgattccga
The window above is part of the Oryza sativa Japonica Group chromosome 7, ASM3414082v1 genome. Proteins encoded here:
- the LOC4342785 gene encoding AT-hook motif nuclear-localized protein 19 — its product is MADAAQEEGKIGVGPTCQVSTLASLSSLLFLCFSLLFSTLTSIAHFARRQRRGICVLSRADAVTDVALRQPAAPGAVVALRGRFEILSLTGTFLPGPGPPGSTRLTVYLAGGQGQVVGTLTAAGPVMVIASTFANATYERLPLDQEEEEAAAGGGGHMMAPPPLMAGAADPVLFGGGMHDAGLATPAWHHARPPPPPPY